The DNA region ACTAAGTACTTAAATTATAGCTTCAATTCAAAAGTAATGCAGCAAAATTTTGGACACTAAAAAACCCCTTAAAGATTAATTAATCTTTAAGGGGCTAAATATCTACTAATTAAGCAATAGTGATATTTTCAGCTTGAGGGCCTTTTGGTCCTTCAACTACATCATAAACAACTTTTTGACCTTCTTCAAGTGATTTATAACCTTCTGCTTTTATTTGTGAAAAGTGTGCAAAAACATCTTTTCCATCTTCTCCTGTAATAAAACCAAAACCTTTTTGAGCATTAAACCATTTTACTGTACCATTCATTCGATGTGTACCTCCGAAATTTTATTTTCTTAAACTCTTTGTAATAATACACCAACAAAATTTCGATATCAACATACTATAATTCTATAATACTAATTGAAACTATTTGTGTTACATTAATTACGATTCATTTAAGCTTTACTTCATTATAACATCATATATTTTATATGTCAAGTAAAAATGTAAATTTATTTACATAAATAAATTTACCAATTCTTCTTCAGATAAAGCTGCAATTCCATCACTACTGGAAAGTTCATCTCCAAGTAAGCTGTCTATAAGTTTCTTTTTCTCCTCCTGCAGTGTTATAATTTTTTCTTCTATGGTTCCTTTGGCCACAAGCTTTATTACTTCCACTGCATTTTTCTGCCCTATTCTATGTGCTCTATCTGTAGCCTGTTCTTCTACTGCTGGATTCCACCAGGGATCAAAATGAATTACCACATCTGCTGAAGTAAGATTTAGTCCTGTTCCTCCTGCTTTTAAACTTATAAGGAAAACAGAATTTTTACCTTTATTAAATTCCTCTACAATCTTCATTCTGTTTTGTGAGGATATGGAGCCATCCAGATAACTATAATCTATACCCTCTGCAGTTATTCTTTTACCTATATTCTTAAGTACGGAAGTAAACTGAGAAAACACAAGTATTCTATGACCTTCTCCTACGCTTTGAGTTAAAAGCTCTGCCAATGCTTCTATTTTAGCACTACTTCCCCTATAGTTTTCCATTATTATAGAAGGATCAAGACATAATTGTCTCAGTTTTGTAATATATGCAAGAATCTCTATTTTACTATTTTTGAATTCATCTTCCTCTACCTTCTTTTTAATGAGTTCCACTGCATGCTTTGCATAGGTTCCATAAATCTTTTTCTGCTTATCCTCAAAATTAACCATCATAGTCTTTTCTATTTTATCTGGTAATTCTTTTATAACATCCTTTTTCTTTCTCCTTAGAATAAAGGGATTTATAAGTCTGTTAAGATCTTCAATAACCTCTGGTTCTTCCTTAAGTTTTTTATAATACCTTACACTAAATTTCTTTTCATCGTACAGATATCCAGGCATTACAAAATCAAATATGGACCATAATTCCATAACAGAATTTTCTATAGGTGTTCCCGATAAGGCAAACCTTGTTTTTGCATTTATCTTTTTTACAGTTAAAGCATTTTGAGAATGAGGATTCTTTATATATTGAGCTTCATCCAAAAAGCAGTAGTGAAATTCTACATTCTTATAATTTTCCAAATCCCTTTTTAAAATGTTATATGTAGTTATAACAGCATCATATTTATCTATATTTTCGATTAATTCCTCTCTATCCTTTTTATTACCGTTAACTGCAGCTACTTTCATATTTGGAGCAAATTTTTCAAATTCATTGGTCCAGTTGTATACCAGCGAAGTAGGTACTACGATTAAAGATTTACTTCCTTTATTTGATAACAAAAAAGCAATGGCCTGAAAGGTTTTTCCAAGTCCCATTTCATCTCCCAGTATACCTCCAAAGCCTAAATAATCTAAAGTTTTAAGCCAATTATATCCTACGCGCTGATATTCTCTTAAACTTCCAATTAAATCCTTTGGTTCTTTAAAAGCAAAGCTTTCAATTTTCTTTAGCTTATCTCTCACCTTTTTAATTTCTGGCCTACCCTTAATGTACCTAATTTTATTTTCCTCTATATATTTATCTAAATAAATACTTTTATTTTTAGGTATTTCAATATGATTTCCCTTTATATTTTTATTTGAAACTACATCTAAAAGCTTTAAAAATTTTCTAAGCTCTAATTCCTCTAAATCCAGGTATTCCCCACTTTTCAGTTTGTAATATTTAAGATTATCTCTAAAGGCTCTCAGTATTGAAGCAGTTTCTGAGGCTGGTATATCACCTAATTTGAAATCCAGTTCAAAATAATTATATTTTCCAGTTCTAATATCTCCACTGATGTTTTTAGTATTAATAGATTTGATACCTTTAAAATTTTCAGAATAGAATACCTCTCCTATTTTCTGGAGCCTTTCTACTTCACTCTTGAAAAATTTAAAGATGTAGTCCTCTCCCCATACAAGATAAAATTTATTATTTACTTCCTCAAAGCCCATACTTCTAAGTAGTCCCATAATTTCCGCTTCTTTTTTTGAATCTCTATATATGACTTTTTCTGTACAATCCTCAAATATATTAAATTCAAAAGCCCCATATTTAACTTTCAAAGTAAGCGAAATATCCTTTCCATCTTTATCAAAATAAAATTTAGATTCACATTTTTCCTTTATTATTTTATTTCTTATGGATTGAGATAAACTAATCTCCTCTGACAAAAAATTCAAATTTGGAATCAAATTTCTCAGTATTGCATTTTCTTTTGAACCAGATAATCTCACTGCCTTAGCCTCATTAAATACAGTAAGATAAGGACTTATTTTACTGCAATATTCAAAGCTTGGCAGATATATAGATGTTCCATAAAAGAACACATTATCTCTACTTCCTAGTACAACCGGCATACCACCTGGCAATTTAAGTACATAATCTTCCTTTACCATCTTTAAATCAAAGTCTATAGGCGGAGGACTCTCTAATATTTCAGTTTCAACACATCTATACAGAAAGCCTTCATTTAGATATACTCTATGTTTTTTTACTGCCTGAAAGAATTCTCTTACTAAATAATCTGGTATATGTATGTATTTACCATCTATATTTGATTTTCTCATTTTACTGGAACGTCCAATTGCTCCATTTATACTTACAAGCATCTGGATGAAGTCAATCAATCCTTTATCCTTTGTGCTGAATTTATTTTCTGTCATACTGAGAGTAAAGTTTTTCCCATAGTTTATGGGTATATTATTATAAATAGCTAATAAGAATTGACTTATATCCTTTAACACATAGAGATTATTTGAATTCATATAAGTAAGCCCTATTTTAAATTCTGCAGAAATACTATGACTCCATTGATCTCTATTAATATAAACTTCTATTTTTATTTCTTTCTTGCCCTTCTCATTACCTAAAAGTATATCCAAAGTATCCACACTGCTATTGGATTTCAATAATTTTTCAACTTTTGGTGCATTTAAAAGAGGATGCTTTGCCAGTTCATCTACTACTTTATAAAAAGTAGCTACTAAGTGCTTGCAGCAATAATTTTGCTTATGTTCATTATTTTCATAATCCATACAGCTGCAATAAGTTGAAACTATATTCTTATTTACAGCATCCATCTCAATGTGAGTTTTATATTCACTAAAAAGGTTCTCTGAAATCACATTCCCTTTTATGTAAATAAGTTCTCCTTCACTTTCAAGCTTTATAGAAGAAACTAAATCATTATCTATAATTCTTAGTCCTTTAGAGTGATTTTTTCCACTAATCTGTTCATTGAATATTTGTAGTAATAAATTTCTATCCATTGTATCACCTTAGTAATTATCATTTAATTTTACTTTTGTCAAAATAAATTCAGTTTTCCTTGTATACTTAAAAATATCTACCCCATATTTGCCTTGTTATTTATTTTAAGATAACCTATTTGCTGATTCTATCAGCTATACATGAGGCTGCATATGAGTAGGGCTTAATCTGATATTTATATCCAGTTCCTGTAATCCACCCAGTAATCTCACTAATCAATTCAAATGTTTTACCATTTTTATTAGTTCCAATATCCACATGAATTTCTATATCTTCCTTTATATTAGCTTTTTCAAAGCTTTTAGAAAGTTTTGAAGCAAGCTCTAAGCTTAGCGCAGTTTCATAATATATCTTTTGTCTAACATTAGTTATTTTAGGAACATACCTTATTTCGTAAAAGAAAATACCACCTCTACCAATCCTATGAATTGCCACAACTACAACTACTTTAGTTAAACTTCTATTCTGAGAATCTGTTCCAACGGTGATTTTGTATTTATAATTCTTGTCGCTTAATATGAAACCTTTTATGCAATTTACCATTTCATTAACAGAAACATTACCAAAGGTCTTGCTATACATTACTGTATACCCCCTAAAACATATTTTTTAGAAATTTCTCCATATTAATTTTTGCAACAAACTATTAAATAATCTTTTATTCCATGACTAGTGGCTGTAATACTGTAACCGCCACAGGTCCCTGGATAATTCATCTAAACTTAGCAGGAATAGAAACTCCTATTAAATAAGATTCATCAATAAATATACTATGAATTATTAGTACATTTGTTTCATTCACTTATAACTAGATACTTCAGGTACATTCAAATAAATCACTAGTCAGCATCTTTGACTTACTATTTATTTTCATATGCCTTATTCCTATTTTTTAACTATTATATTTATTATACTTTTTTAAATATTTACTGGCTATACTCTAAATTATACCATTAATTTGCTCAATACTAGTAAAAACTTAGCCCAAAAAGACTTGTTAGATTAAATTTAATCTAACAAGTCTATAATTATCCATACTAAAAAATATTATAAAATAAATAACTCTTAAAATTTTGTATATGCATTAGCAAATTTTTCAACATTATTGTTTATAATACTATTTTACAGCTTTTCTGTACTCCATAGGTGCACAGCCCTTTAAATCTTTAAATACGCGATTAAAGCTTTTAACGCTATTAAAACCTGATTTATATGCCACTTCAATAATAGAGTCCTCTTTATCCATTAAATACCATTCAGCCTTGGTTATTCTAAAATTATTCAGATAATCTAAAAAAGTCATACCAGCATTTTCTTTAAAAAATCTTGTGAAATAATATTTACTAAACCCTGCAACTTTTGCAATGTGATCCAAATCAATATGATTTTCATAATTTTTTTCTACATATTGAAATACCCTATCAAGTTTTTGCAATTTCTCTCTTTGTCTACTTTCCTCTTCCAATGAATACTCCATTTTTGGCATATATCTAAGTAATATACCTGCCAAATCATATAAGCGTGCCTTTAAGATAAGCTTATAGCCTTCTTTAGCTTCACTGTTTTCATGAATAAGTTCCCTTATTTGTTTTTCCATTAGAGCATGAATTTCACTTTGCTTTGTAAA from Clostridium pasteurianum BC1 includes:
- a CDS encoding AraC family transcriptional regulator, which encodes MQGSLEKTVLEPEFPFRLFFNDGYMSTPHHWHEDIEIIYIVEGSIKVGVGSHIYKLEIGDILIIGSGEVHYFFKQMEFSKRAVIQFRMSIYDNFLSGTKDTRVIKLMFIKSQRFTKQSEIHALMEKQIRELIHENSEAKEGYKLILKARLYDLAGILLRYMPKMEYSLEEESRQREKLQKLDRVFQYVEKNYENHIDLDHIAKVAGFSKYYFTRFFKENAGMTFLDYLNNFRITKAEWYLMDKEDSIIEVAYKSGFNSVKSFNRVFKDLKGCAPMEYRKAVK
- a CDS encoding DEAD/DEAH box helicase; translation: MDRNLLLQIFNEQISGKNHSKGLRIIDNDLVSSIKLESEGELIYIKGNVISENLFSEYKTHIEMDAVNKNIVSTYCSCMDYENNEHKQNYCCKHLVATFYKVVDELAKHPLLNAPKVEKLLKSNSSVDTLDILLGNEKGKKEIKIEVYINRDQWSHSISAEFKIGLTYMNSNNLYVLKDISQFLLAIYNNIPINYGKNFTLSMTENKFSTKDKGLIDFIQMLVSINGAIGRSSKMRKSNIDGKYIHIPDYLVREFFQAVKKHRVYLNEGFLYRCVETEILESPPPIDFDLKMVKEDYVLKLPGGMPVVLGSRDNVFFYGTSIYLPSFEYCSKISPYLTVFNEAKAVRLSGSKENAILRNLIPNLNFLSEEISLSQSIRNKIIKEKCESKFYFDKDGKDISLTLKVKYGAFEFNIFEDCTEKVIYRDSKKEAEIMGLLRSMGFEEVNNKFYLVWGEDYIFKFFKSEVERLQKIGEVFYSENFKGIKSINTKNISGDIRTGKYNYFELDFKLGDIPASETASILRAFRDNLKYYKLKSGEYLDLEELELRKFLKLLDVVSNKNIKGNHIEIPKNKSIYLDKYIEENKIRYIKGRPEIKKVRDKLKKIESFAFKEPKDLIGSLREYQRVGYNWLKTLDYLGFGGILGDEMGLGKTFQAIAFLLSNKGSKSLIVVPTSLVYNWTNEFEKFAPNMKVAAVNGNKKDREELIENIDKYDAVITTYNILKRDLENYKNVEFHYCFLDEAQYIKNPHSQNALTVKKINAKTRFALSGTPIENSVMELWSIFDFVMPGYLYDEKKFSVRYYKKLKEEPEVIEDLNRLINPFILRRKKKDVIKELPDKIEKTMMVNFEDKQKKIYGTYAKHAVELIKKKVEEDEFKNSKIEILAYITKLRQLCLDPSIIMENYRGSSAKIEALAELLTQSVGEGHRILVFSQFTSVLKNIGKRITAEGIDYSYLDGSISSQNRMKIVEEFNKGKNSVFLISLKAGGTGLNLTSADVVIHFDPWWNPAVEEQATDRAHRIGQKNAVEVIKLVAKGTIEEKIITLQEEKKKLIDSLLGDELSSSDGIAALSEEELVNLFM
- a CDS encoding cold-shock protein, whose product is MNGTVKWFNAQKGFGFITGEDGKDVFAHFSQIKAEGYKSLEEGQKVVYDVVEGPKGPQAENITIA
- a CDS encoding ribonuclease H-like YkuK family protein, with translation MYSKTFGNVSVNEMVNCIKGFILSDKNYKYKITVGTDSQNRSLTKVVVVVAIHRIGRGGIFFYEIRYVPKITNVRQKIYYETALSLELASKLSKSFEKANIKEDIEIHVDIGTNKNGKTFELISEITGWITGTGYKYQIKPYSYAASCIADRISK